The following are encoded together in the Vicugna pacos chromosome 26, VicPac4, whole genome shotgun sequence genome:
- the LOC140689398 gene encoding uncharacterized protein, whose translation MFCCIPRSRGRGPRKARSNGLCQQCRQWVGSHPRRLWPFGQRDRKSQTPQDPGNQDTHATSPSEGLVCHTVEGQHRLQKSLGMKGSPPPRPPAQTSPRSLPRILPRAEGQLSTPGSDLEHRAHLLGIQVEDQEPPEAEPKVTGPEQAEAGEDARKQKQDHQGPARDCEHPPAAPAEHEDPAAPAAYEEPAVPADLAAPEEPAGPADLAAPEEPEAPEEPAAPADLATPEEPAAPADLAAPEEPAAPEEPAVPADLAAPEEPAAPADLAAPEKPADPAPAPAPLGSGEPFRASSPPRAEPPLPPPTPSPKSHHESPPLPEVDFPTPEFAFVLFFFSLVYLFYIIYGIL comes from the exons atgttttgttgcatcccaagatcccgaggtcgcggcccccggaaagcccgcagcaacggcctttgccaacagtgccgacagtgggtcgggtctcaccccaggcgcctctggccttttggccagagggaccgaaag agccagacaccgcaggatccggggaaccaggacactcatgccacctctccaagtgaggggctggtgtgccacactgtggaaggccagcacaggctccagaagagtctgggtatgaagggctccccaccaccacggcctcctgcccagacatcgcccaggtctctccccaggatcttgcccagggctgaggggcagctcagcacccccggctctgacctggagcaccgtgcccacctcctggggattcaggtagaggaccaggagccccccgaagcagagcccaaag ttacaggtccagagcaggcagaggcaggggaagacgccagaaaacaaaaacaggaccaccagggtccagcacgaGACTGCGaacaccctccagctgctcctgctgaacatgaagatcctgctgctccagctgcatatgaagagcctgccgttcctgctgatctagccgctcctgaagagcccgccggtcctgctgatctagccgctcctgaagagcctgaagctcctgaagagcctgccgctcctgctgatcttgccacccctgaagagcctgcagctcctgctgatcttgccgctcctgaagagcccgccgctcctgaagaacctgccgttcctgctgatctagccgctcctgaagagcctgccgctcctgctgatcttgctgctcctgaaaagcctgcagatcctgcacctgcacctgcgccgctgggcagtggagaaccatttcgggcatcatcaccccctagggctgagccccctctgccccctcctacaccttctccaaaatcccaccatgaatcccctcccctacccgaagttgacttccctacccctgaatttgcttttgttttgttcttctttagtttagtttatttgttttacatcatttatggcattctataa